Proteins encoded by one window of Myxococcus guangdongensis:
- a CDS encoding RCC1 domain-containing protein, with the protein MRTKPKARLAAGSSHSLAIRPDGTVWAAGANNQGQLGHSLPRYTSTPLQVPRLTGVTAVAAGSYFSLALKSGGSVWAWGDNREGQLGDGTTTDSAAPLQVPGLSGVVSLAGGFCHTVVAKGDGTVWTWGCNTWGQLGDGTTTPRTAPAQVPGLSGIVAVVTGQELSLAMRFDGTLWAWGTNASGILGDETVDSSPTPVQVQGLTGVTAVSAGTFHVAAVKSDGTVWEWTSKYFPMTQVAGMSGATDVAAGGYATLALRSNGTVWAWGDNSAGQLGTGDKVLSNAPVQVVGLTGVTAIASGEEHSLAIRSNGTLWAWGHNRHGQRGDGAATRQWTPVRTQGLSGVVSVATGAMHSLAVRDDGTVWAWGDNRQGQLGDGTRTQRRVPVQLPGLSDFRSVEAIGDSSMGVRWDGTVWMWGNGTLTPVRRQGLANIVALSPGGGHTLALDADGFVWSWGSNWAGQLGNGTTNDSYTPTRLTTLEGVVDLSAGASHSLAVLNDGTVWSWGENSSGQLCIGTSSNRTSPTQVSGLVDITSVAAGSNYSLMASLTGTGWACGYGASASLMSNDWRSTRTPRVMAVEGVLDVVAGTSESMARTAFGTLWMGGSNEWGERGAGHENMPLLPNQVVGLTGGVQAMDTGVHHSLAVDSEGVLWAWGNNCDGQLGDGTAFDALVPVPSLLY; encoded by the coding sequence GTGCGCACGAAGCCGAAGGCACGTCTCGCCGCGGGAAGCAGTCACTCGCTGGCCATCCGCCCGGACGGCACCGTCTGGGCCGCCGGGGCCAACAACCAAGGGCAGCTCGGCCACAGCCTGCCGCGCTACACCTCCACGCCGCTGCAGGTGCCAAGACTGACGGGCGTCACCGCCGTCGCCGCGGGCTCGTACTTCTCGCTCGCGCTCAAGTCCGGCGGCAGCGTGTGGGCCTGGGGTGACAACCGCGAAGGACAGCTCGGCGATGGCACCACCACGGACAGCGCGGCGCCGCTCCAGGTGCCCGGCCTGTCGGGCGTGGTGTCGCTGGCGGGGGGCTTCTGCCACACCGTCGTCGCCAAGGGCGACGGCACCGTCTGGACGTGGGGCTGCAACACGTGGGGGCAGCTCGGTGACGGAACCACCACGCCGCGCACGGCGCCCGCGCAAGTCCCGGGCTTGAGCGGCATCGTGGCCGTCGTCACGGGGCAGGAGCTGTCCCTGGCGATGCGCTTCGACGGTACGCTGTGGGCGTGGGGCACCAACGCCTCGGGCATCCTCGGCGACGAGACGGTCGACTCCAGCCCGACGCCCGTCCAGGTACAGGGGCTCACCGGGGTCACCGCCGTGAGCGCCGGCACCTTCCACGTGGCCGCGGTGAAGTCCGACGGCACCGTGTGGGAATGGACCAGCAAGTACTTCCCCATGACGCAGGTCGCGGGCATGAGCGGCGCCACCGACGTGGCCGCGGGCGGCTATGCCACGCTGGCGCTGCGCTCCAACGGCACCGTCTGGGCCTGGGGCGACAACAGCGCGGGCCAGCTGGGCACCGGCGACAAGGTGCTGAGCAACGCGCCCGTGCAGGTGGTGGGGCTCACGGGCGTGACGGCGATTGCGTCGGGCGAGGAGCACTCGCTGGCCATCCGCTCCAACGGCACGCTCTGGGCCTGGGGACACAACCGCCACGGACAGCGCGGAGACGGCGCGGCCACGCGTCAGTGGACACCCGTGCGGACGCAGGGGCTGAGCGGCGTGGTGTCCGTCGCCACGGGGGCGATGCACTCGCTGGCGGTGCGCGACGACGGCACCGTCTGGGCCTGGGGCGACAACCGACAGGGTCAGCTCGGTGACGGCACCCGGACGCAGCGCCGCGTTCCGGTCCAACTGCCGGGCCTCAGCGACTTCCGGTCCGTCGAGGCCATCGGAGACTCCTCGATGGGCGTGCGCTGGGATGGCACCGTCTGGATGTGGGGCAACGGCACCCTCACGCCCGTGCGGCGGCAGGGTCTGGCGAACATCGTGGCCCTCTCCCCGGGCGGCGGCCACACCCTCGCGCTGGACGCAGATGGCTTCGTCTGGAGCTGGGGCAGCAACTGGGCGGGGCAGCTCGGCAACGGCACCACGAATGATTCGTACACGCCCACCCGGCTCACCACGCTCGAGGGCGTCGTCGACCTCTCCGCCGGCGCCAGCCACTCGCTCGCGGTGCTCAACGACGGCACGGTGTGGAGCTGGGGCGAGAACTCCTCCGGACAGCTCTGCATCGGAACGTCGAGCAACCGCACGAGCCCGACGCAGGTGAGCGGGCTCGTTGACATCACCTCCGTGGCGGCGGGCTCGAACTACTCGCTGATGGCGAGCCTGACGGGGACCGGCTGGGCCTGCGGTTATGGCGCCTCCGCCTCGCTGATGAGCAACGACTGGCGCTCCACCCGGACGCCTCGAGTCATGGCCGTCGAGGGCGTGCTCGACGTCGTCGCGGGCACCTCCGAGTCCATGGCGCGGACAGCCTTCGGCACCCTGTGGATGGGCGGCTCGAACGAGTGGGGTGAGCGCGGCGCCGGCCATGAGAACATGCCCCTGCTTCCCAACCAGGTCGTCGGACTCACCGGCGGCGTGCAGGCCATGGACACGGGTGTCCACCATTCGCTGGCCGTGGACAGCGAGGGTGTCCTCTGGGCCTGGGGCAACAACTGCGACGGCCAGCTGGGTGACGGCACCGCGTTCGACGCGCTCGTGCCCGTCCCCTCGCTGTTGTACTGA